The DNA window GAGGCGATCCGGGCCGTTCCCGTCCGGCACCCCTGGCGATGGGTCGCGGCCGGCGTGATCGCGATCCTCGCGCTGATGTTCGTCCATATGGTGCTGACGAACAAGGCGTTCCAGTGGGGCTTCATGCTGGAGAACGCGTTTGCCGGCCCGGTGCTAGAGGGTGCGCGAGCGACGATCTTGCTAACGGTCGGCGCGATGATCATCGGCATCGTGCTCGGCGTCGGGATCGCGATCATGCGGCTGTCGGACAACCCGATCCTGTCCGGCGTCGCGTGGACGTACGTCTGGTTCTTCCGGGCCGTGCCACGAGTCGTTCTCCTTGTCCTGTTCGGAAATCTCGGCATCCTGTACGCGCGGTTCGAGTTCGGCTTCCCGTTCGACTTCCTGATCGCCGACCTGTTCAACATCGACTTCTCCGGCCGGTTGTTCGGCTTCGACGCACGTACGGTGCTCACCGGCTTCACCGCCGCGGTGCTCGGCCTCGCGCTGTCCGAGGCCGCGTACATGGCGGAGATCGTGCGTGCGGGCATGCAGTCGATCGCCCCGGGACAGACCGATGCCGCGGAGTCGTTGGGGATGTCCCGCGCGCTCACGCTGCGCCGGATCATCCTGCCGCAGGCGATGCGGGTGATCATCCCGCCGACGGGCAACGAGACCATCGCGATGTTGAAGGACACCGCTTTGGTCGCGTACGTGCCGGCGTACGAGC is part of the Tenggerimyces flavus genome and encodes:
- a CDS encoding amino acid ABC transporter permease, whose protein sequence is MTAPAPAPERERPEAIRAVPVRHPWRWVAAGVIAILALMFVHMVLTNKAFQWGFMLENAFAGPVLEGARATILLTVGAMIIGIVLGVGIAIMRLSDNPILSGVAWTYVWFFRAVPRVVLLVLFGNLGILYARFEFGFPFDFLIADLFNIDFSGRLFGFDARTVLTGFTAAVLGLALSEAAYMAEIVRAGMQSIAPGQTDAAESLGMSRALTLRRIILPQAMRVIIPPTGNETIAMLKDTALVAYVPAYELWFQLQGIGSRTFQVFPMLIAGCLWYLALTSILMVVQYFIEKRFSRGSRTEGAKLRLARGGAGGA